Proteins found in one Candidatus Tectomicrobia bacterium genomic segment:
- a CDS encoding extracellular solute-binding protein, whose product GHFLSLRKDHLASYKPKGTDKFHPAFVTDHGYWTYYRATVVVPFYNTRKVAEKDAPKSWKDLTDPRWNGRLLQAHPSYSGNITTQIILLEKVLGWGFFEKVAALKPKIQQSSLAGIPIVARGESDVATGSPLYAILNAIKKGEPLKVVYPPEGVPLNTMPYGVMKKAPNPNAAKVFSDFLFSQEAQQVLADQNLYVGHPGVKYPKALPDLKSLKLLDLAPEEQQKKSKETQDKFRKAFGV is encoded by the coding sequence CCGGCCATTTCCTCAGCCTCCGCAAGGACCACCTCGCCTCCTACAAACCCAAGGGGACGGACAAGTTCCACCCGGCCTTCGTGACCGACCACGGCTACTGGACCTACTACCGGGCGACGGTGGTGGTGCCCTTCTACAACACCCGGAAGGTGGCCGAGAAGGACGCCCCGAAGAGCTGGAAGGACCTCACCGACCCGCGCTGGAACGGCAGGCTCCTCCAGGCCCACCCCTCCTACAGCGGGAACATCACCACCCAGATCATCCTGCTGGAGAAGGTGCTGGGCTGGGGCTTCTTCGAGAAAGTCGCCGCCCTCAAGCCCAAGATCCAGCAGTCCAGCCTGGCCGGAATCCCCATCGTGGCGCGGGGAGAGTCCGACGTGGCGACGGGGAGCCCCCTCTACGCCATCTTGAACGCCATCAAGAAGGGCGAGCCCCTCAAGGTCGTCTACCCGCCCGAGGGGGTGCCCCTGAACACCATGCCCTATGGGGTGATGAAGAAGGCCCCCAACCCGAACGCCGCCAAGGTGTTCTCGGACTTCCTCTTCAGCCAGGAGGCCCAGCAGGTCCTCGCCGACCAGAACCTCTACGTCGGCCATCCCGGCGTGAAGTACCCCAAGGCCCTTCCCGACCTGAAGAGCCTCAAGCTCCTCGACCTCGCCCCCGAGGAACAGCAGAAGAAGAGTAAGGAAACCCAGGACAAGTTCCGCAAGGCATTCGGCGTTTAG
- a CDS encoding ABC transporter substrate-binding protein: MDCCEGPLCPQAGTSEKPQGIGRRTLLQGMLAAAGGVLISPGGLPAAQAQAKKIRLAFCSQLLCIVPYEVARAEGYFKEEGLDVELVYTRGGNAAMQALIGGAVDYAATAFDVALQAYARGAKIVRFASTGRLPLFALATAPAKKDEIKGLKDLENRSVGISALGNADHIILLYLLKQAGADPKKVRFAILGPNLFDALRLGQVDAGMVQEPALTLLGQSGSRVLVNTMDIGDANKFLGGAYEFMGVAVRADERDRRLDEMRRLARALGKALRATRTEPVERLIGALPKAMVAGGNTKHLAAALERHRKSLYPENPKIDPAASLRVANSHREAGILKDGVDPKGVLDLKVLGG; this comes from the coding sequence ATGGATTGCTGCGAAGGCCCCCTCTGCCCGCAGGCCGGCACGTCCGAAAAACCTCAGGGCATCGGGCGGCGGACCTTGCTCCAGGGGATGCTGGCCGCGGCCGGGGGCGTCCTGATCTCGCCGGGCGGCCTCCCCGCCGCCCAGGCCCAGGCGAAGAAGATCCGCCTCGCGTTCTGCAGCCAGCTCCTGTGCATCGTGCCCTACGAGGTCGCCCGCGCCGAAGGCTATTTCAAGGAAGAGGGCCTCGACGTCGAGCTCGTCTACACGCGCGGCGGCAACGCCGCCATGCAGGCCCTCATCGGCGGGGCGGTGGACTACGCCGCCACCGCCTTCGACGTGGCCCTCCAGGCCTACGCCCGGGGGGCGAAGATCGTGCGTTTCGCCTCGACGGGCCGGCTGCCGCTCTTCGCCCTGGCCACGGCGCCCGCCAAGAAGGACGAGATCAAGGGCCTCAAGGATCTCGAGAACCGCTCGGTCGGCATCTCCGCCCTGGGGAACGCCGACCACATTATTCTCCTCTACCTGCTGAAGCAGGCCGGCGCCGACCCGAAAAAGGTGCGCTTCGCCATCCTCGGGCCCAACCTCTTCGACGCCCTGCGCCTCGGGCAGGTCGACGCCGGCATGGTGCAGGAGCCCGCCCTCACCCTCCTCGGCCAGTCGGGCTCGCGCGTGCTCGTGAACACGATGGACATCGGAGACGCCAACAAATTCCTCGGCGGCGCCTACGAGTTCATGGGCGTGGCCGTCCGGGCCGACGAGCGGGACCGCCGCCTGGACGAGATGCGGCGCCTCGCCCGCGCCCTGGGCAAGGCCCTCCGGGCGACGAGGACCGAGCCCGTGGAGCGGCTCATCGGCGCGCTGCCCAAGGCGATGGTCGCGGGCGGAAACACCAAGCACCTCGCCGCCGCCCTGGAACGCCACCGGAAGTCCCTGTACCCCGAGAACCCCAAGATCGACCCGGCGGCCTCCCTCCGCGTTGCGAACTCGCACCGGGAGGCCGGAATCCTCAAGGACGGGGTCGACCCCAAGGGCGTCCTCGATCTCAAAGTGCTGGGGGGCTGA
- a CDS encoding SUMF1/EgtB/PvdO family nonheme iron enzyme, with protein sequence MKGWMRRIQVSVALAAAVFSLALAWAGGARLDRRPVLEAEFAAFRKGGPPPGAARRSPPAVLMDWHQARAYCAAQGKRLPTAQEWLEACRARQLEFQGAIWEWTSTETDRAGEDEKVRFKLLCGPGPECACTHAYHPDWKNEVKGFRCARPEPSVRLGAPSVRVP encoded by the coding sequence ATGAAGGGCTGGATGCGCCGGATACAGGTGTCGGTGGCCCTCGCGGCCGCCGTTTTCTCGCTCGCGCTGGCGTGGGCCGGGGGGGCGCGGCTGGACCGCCGGCCTGTGCTAGAGGCGGAATTCGCGGCCTTCCGGAAGGGCGGGCCGCCCCCCGGCGCGGCGCGGAGGAGCCCCCCGGCCGTCCTCATGGACTGGCACCAGGCCCGCGCCTACTGCGCGGCCCAGGGGAAGCGCCTCCCGACCGCCCAGGAGTGGCTGGAGGCCTGCCGCGCCCGGCAGCTTGAGTTCCAGGGGGCCATATGGGAGTGGACCTCGACCGAAACGGACCGGGCGGGGGAGGACGAGAAGGTGCGCTTCAAGCTCCTGTGCGGCCCCGGCCCCGAGTGCGCCTGCACCCACGCCTATCATCCCGACTGGAAGAACGAGGTGAAGGGCTTCCGGTGCGCCCGGCCGGAGCCGAGCGTGCGCCTGGGGGCCCCATCCGTACGGGTTCCATGA
- a CDS encoding BMP family protein, producing MKTARLAFLAGLCLAAGLAALPGGVWAAPHKFAMIVPGPIEDSDFNFRGYEVVEDVKKHYKMPASLSERISPADAERVAREYIASGHTIVAFHGGQYFSLVRKLSPAFPKTVLVIESSAPGTFGKNVWNVHRKFNEGFYAFGALAGLSTKTNNIGVIAGIQLPDFRASINSISDALKQVNPKAKLVYSFTGDQNDPIKARQTAEAMMANKVDFIINMVNLGVYGVIEAAKASKNKVLVTTFYTDKTEKAPDHLAGTLILDFRPPYRKVVDGILKGQTSGYVAMQPGNGFELAGIRNVPPQAAAKTKEFFEKVQRGEIKVRNELTKIDMAK from the coding sequence ATGAAGACCGCACGCCTGGCCTTCCTGGCTGGACTCTGCCTGGCCGCCGGCCTCGCCGCCCTGCCGGGCGGGGTGTGGGCCGCGCCCCACAAGTTCGCCATGATCGTCCCCGGGCCCATCGAGGATTCGGACTTCAACTTCCGGGGCTACGAGGTGGTCGAGGACGTGAAGAAGCACTACAAGATGCCGGCCTCGCTCTCGGAGCGCATCTCCCCGGCCGACGCCGAGCGCGTCGCCCGCGAGTACATCGCCTCGGGCCACACCATCGTGGCCTTCCACGGCGGGCAGTACTTCAGCCTGGTGAGGAAGCTCTCGCCCGCGTTCCCCAAGACCGTCCTGGTCATCGAGAGCAGCGCCCCCGGGACCTTCGGCAAGAACGTGTGGAACGTCCACCGCAAGTTCAACGAGGGCTTCTACGCCTTCGGCGCCCTGGCGGGCCTCTCGACCAAGACGAACAACATCGGCGTGATCGCCGGCATCCAGCTCCCGGATTTCCGGGCCTCCATCAACTCCATCTCGGACGCCCTCAAGCAGGTGAACCCCAAGGCGAAGCTGGTCTACTCCTTCACCGGCGACCAGAACGACCCCATCAAGGCGCGGCAGACGGCCGAGGCCATGATGGCCAACAAGGTGGACTTCATCATCAACATGGTGAACCTGGGGGTGTACGGCGTGATCGAGGCGGCCAAGGCCTCGAAGAACAAGGTCCTCGTCACCACCTTCTACACCGACAAGACCGAGAAGGCCCCCGACCACCTGGCGGGCACCCTGATCCTGGACTTCCGGCCGCCCTACCGGAAGGTGGTGGACGGCATCCTGAAAGGGCAGACCTCCGGCTACGTGGCCATGCAGCCGGGCAACGGCTTCGAGTTGGCGGGCATCCGCAACGTGCCGCCCCAGGCGGCCGCGAAGACCAAGGAGTTCTTCGAGAAGGTGCAGAGGGGCGAGATCAAGGTCCGCAACGAGCTGACGAAGATCGACATGGCCAAGTAG
- a CDS encoding ABC transporter ATP-binding protein, protein MLRVSRVTLSYGDEPVLEGASIKVEAGQFTSLVGPSGSGKSSLLRVIMGLQRPEAGLIDLAAGREEVGILFQDDALLPWRTARENVALGLRARGAEKRKAGEEALSWLRRMGLAGFEDRYPRELSGGQRKRVAIAQVLALRPSLLLMDEPFASLDAIVRHRLTQDLLGLVERERLTVLLVTHDLEEAIVLSDTVYLLSQGPRASVRECYHVPIPRPRDLLQARAHPAFGPLLSRLWQDLSEEVGEPEPTAELLRQEA, encoded by the coding sequence ATGCTCCGCGTCTCGCGAGTCACGCTCTCCTACGGGGACGAGCCCGTCCTCGAGGGGGCGAGCATCAAGGTGGAGGCGGGGCAGTTCACCAGCCTCGTCGGGCCCTCCGGCTCCGGGAAGTCCTCCCTCCTTCGGGTGATCATGGGGCTCCAGCGGCCCGAGGCGGGGCTCATCGACCTCGCCGCCGGGCGCGAGGAGGTGGGCATCCTCTTCCAGGACGACGCGCTGCTGCCCTGGCGCACGGCCCGCGAGAACGTGGCGCTGGGCCTGCGGGCGCGGGGCGCTGAGAAGCGAAAGGCCGGCGAGGAGGCCCTCTCCTGGCTGCGGCGCATGGGCCTCGCCGGCTTCGAGGACCGCTACCCCCGCGAGTTGAGCGGCGGCCAGCGCAAGCGGGTGGCCATCGCCCAGGTGCTGGCCCTCCGGCCGAGCCTCCTCCTGATGGACGAGCCCTTCGCCTCCCTCGACGCCATCGTGCGCCACCGCCTCACCCAGGACCTGCTGGGGCTGGTCGAGCGCGAGCGGCTGACGGTCCTCCTCGTCACCCACGACCTCGAGGAGGCCATCGTCCTCTCCGACACCGTTTACCTGCTCTCGCAGGGGCCGCGCGCCTCGGTGCGCGAGTGCTACCACGTGCCCATCCCCCGGCCGCGCGACCTCCTCCAGGCGCGGGCCCACCCGGCCTTCGGCCCCCTGCTGAGCCGGCTGTGGCAGGACCTCTCGGAGGAGGTGGGCGAGCCGGAGCCCACCGCCGAGCTGCTGAGGCAGGAGGCGTGA
- a CDS encoding ring-opening amidohydrolase has protein sequence MEAKVFRVPMRAPDDIEGVAGLVESGRLRAEDVLCIMGKTEGNGCVNDFSRGFSNFVLSDYFARKLGVSRREAEGRIALIMSGGTEGAMSPHFTVLSASRDGAAPARGAKRLAVASGHTREFRPEEIGRMPQAEATAELVRKLMKDAGIEDPSDVHFVQVKCPLVTAERIRDARGRGESVRVEDTYKSMAYSRGASALGAALAVGEVRADQLHDEVICHDWSLASGVASTSAGIELMCNEVMVFGNSPAWGGDLVIGHSVMRDAIDRDAVKAALESAGIRFEWSLSPAQRERIVNVLAKCEASPDGLIRGRRHTMLDDSDINSTRHARSVVNAVVAAVVGDPMLYVSGGAEHQGPPGGGPIAVIARAG, from the coding sequence ATGGAAGCCAAGGTTTTCCGCGTCCCGATGCGCGCCCCGGACGACATCGAGGGCGTGGCCGGGCTGGTCGAGAGCGGCCGCCTCAGGGCCGAGGACGTGCTCTGCATCATGGGCAAGACCGAGGGGAACGGCTGCGTCAACGACTTCTCGCGAGGCTTCAGCAACTTCGTGTTGAGCGACTACTTCGCCCGCAAGCTGGGCGTCTCGCGCCGCGAGGCCGAGGGGCGCATCGCCCTCATCATGTCGGGGGGCACCGAGGGGGCCATGAGCCCGCACTTCACCGTCCTCTCCGCCTCGCGGGACGGCGCAGCCCCCGCCCGGGGCGCGAAGCGCCTGGCCGTGGCCTCGGGCCACACGCGGGAGTTCCGCCCCGAGGAGATCGGCCGCATGCCCCAGGCCGAGGCGACGGCCGAGCTCGTCCGCAAGCTCATGAAGGACGCGGGGATCGAGGACCCCTCGGACGTGCACTTCGTCCAGGTCAAGTGCCCGCTCGTGACGGCCGAGCGCATCCGCGACGCCCGGGGCCGGGGGGAGAGCGTGCGCGTCGAGGACACCTACAAGTCCATGGCCTACTCGCGCGGAGCCTCGGCGCTGGGGGCGGCCCTGGCGGTGGGGGAGGTGCGGGCGGACCAGCTCCATGACGAGGTGATCTGCCACGACTGGTCGCTCGCCTCGGGCGTGGCCTCCACCTCGGCGGGCATCGAGCTCATGTGCAACGAGGTCATGGTCTTCGGGAACAGCCCCGCCTGGGGGGGCGATCTCGTCATCGGCCACAGCGTCATGCGGGACGCCATCGACCGCGACGCCGTGAAGGCCGCCCTCGAGAGCGCGGGCATCCGCTTCGAGTGGAGCCTGAGCCCGGCCCAGCGCGAGCGCATCGTGAACGTGCTGGCCAAGTGCGAGGCGAGCCCCGACGGCCTCATCCGGGGCCGCCGCCACACCATGCTCGACGACTCCGACATCAACAGCACGCGCCACGCGCGCTCGGTGGTGAACGCCGTCGTGGCCGCGGTGGTGGGGGACCCGATGTTGTACGTCTCGGGCGGGGCCGAGCACCAGGGCCCCCCGGGCGGGGGCCCCATCGCCGTCATCGCGCGCGCGGGGTGA
- a CDS encoding phage terminase large subunit family protein produces the protein MRERMGHPRKKDPALGQILQGDAPFGAEAPPLGAFLKEEIRAGERGFTFRGREPLREIAAHLDGILRLGLPGRTVSVLKGAQVGLTTLAIGLALYAAAVRRLNVGYFLPDQDFADRFDATRVRPLLRGSKLARAMREGCWKGASPKGLLEFPRVDGSRFLYVLGLRDIGNAISLPLDLLIRDEVDDLPPGNLKWSEDRLDASRLALTVNLAVGRMPGEGIHAMYLRGDQRRWLVPCLGCGKEWALEEEWPGVLKEEEGRLLLACPGCGAALSPRGGRWAAAAPGESGGERSYRLSQLAVPAIGLERVAAKWEAARLPGERARFRCSSLAMPDAGEMQPLTRALFRRLRDDAPCWLEEVPA, from the coding sequence GTGCGGGAAAGAATGGGTCATCCTAGAAAAAAAGACCCAGCTCTGGGGCAGATTTTACAAGGGGACGCCCCTTTCGGAGCCGAGGCTCCCCCGCTGGGCGCCTTCCTGAAGGAGGAGATCCGGGCCGGGGAAAGGGGCTTCACCTTCCGGGGCCGGGAGCCCCTCCGGGAGATCGCCGCCCACCTGGACGGCATCCTCCGCCTGGGCCTCCCGGGCCGGACGGTGAGCGTCCTCAAGGGCGCCCAGGTGGGCCTCACCACCCTGGCCATCGGGCTGGCGCTCTACGCCGCCGCCGTCCGCCGCCTGAACGTGGGCTACTTCCTCCCGGACCAGGACTTCGCCGACCGCTTCGACGCGACCCGCGTCCGGCCCCTCCTCCGGGGCTCGAAGCTCGCCCGGGCCATGCGGGAGGGGTGCTGGAAGGGGGCCTCCCCCAAGGGCCTGCTCGAGTTCCCCCGGGTGGACGGCTCCCGCTTCCTCTACGTCCTGGGCCTCCGGGACATCGGCAACGCCATCTCCCTTCCGCTCGACCTCCTCATCCGGGACGAGGTGGACGACCTTCCGCCCGGGAACCTCAAGTGGTCCGAGGACCGCCTGGACGCCTCCCGCCTCGCCCTGACCGTCAACCTGGCGGTGGGCCGCATGCCCGGCGAGGGCATCCACGCCATGTACCTGCGCGGGGACCAGCGCCGCTGGCTCGTCCCCTGCCTCGGCTGCGGCAAGGAGTGGGCGCTCGAGGAGGAGTGGCCGGGGGTCCTGAAGGAGGAGGAGGGCCGGCTCCTCCTCGCCTGCCCGGGCTGCGGGGCGGCCCTCTCCCCCCGGGGCGGCCGCTGGGCCGCCGCCGCCCCCGGCGAGTCCGGAGGAGAGCGCAGCTACCGCCTCTCCCAGCTCGCCGTCCCCGCCATCGGGCTGGAGCGGGTCGCCGCCAAGTGGGAGGCGGCCCGCCTGCCCGGGGAGCGCGCCAGGTTCCGCTGCTCCTCCCTCGCCATGCCCGACGCGGGCGAGATGCAACCCCTGACCCGGGCGCTCTTCCGCCGCCTGCGGGACGACGCGCCCTGCTGGCTCGAGGAGGTGCCGGCGTGA
- a CDS encoding response regulator, with the protein MEGAAIVFTKFPHELRERTVLMVEDDKGAWANIGNAFKYFGMRKLVLAESGATAKKLLDELLAQGRGVPFDLVVCDLHQPGMTTLDLVRHIREHAALRHLPVMVLSENATVATVQELSRLGISAFLLKPISPTDLAEKVSEVLLPLAARKDQAAG; encoded by the coding sequence GTGGAGGGCGCCGCCATCGTTTTCACGAAATTTCCTCACGAGCTGAGGGAGCGCACCGTCCTCATGGTCGAGGACGACAAGGGCGCGTGGGCCAACATCGGCAACGCCTTCAAGTATTTCGGCATGCGCAAGCTCGTGCTCGCCGAGAGCGGCGCCACCGCCAAGAAGCTCCTCGATGAGCTCCTCGCACAGGGCCGGGGCGTGCCCTTCGACCTGGTGGTCTGCGATCTCCACCAGCCCGGGATGACCACCCTCGATCTGGTCCGCCACATCCGCGAGCACGCCGCGCTCCGGCACCTGCCCGTGATGGTCCTCTCCGAGAACGCCACGGTCGCCACCGTCCAGGAGCTCTCCCGCCTGGGCATCTCGGCCTTCCTGCTCAAGCCGATCTCGCCCACCGACCTGGCCGAGAAGGTGTCGGAGGTCCTCCTCCCGCTCGCCGCGCGGAAGGATCAGGCGGCCGGCTAG
- a CDS encoding glycine zipper 2TM domain-containing protein yields MKKAAAGAVLFFFAVSLAGCAGPGQDGLNKQTGGAVLGGIGGGLIGSRIGSGRGAVIATIAGAVLGGLLGSAVGKQLDERDRLMMARETQSTLETAPSGRTTTWRNPDTGAQGTVTPRPAYQASSGQQCREFQQTVTVGGKTEQAYGTACRQPDGSWKIVQ; encoded by the coding sequence ATGAAAAAGGCAGCGGCAGGAGCGGTTTTGTTCTTCTTTGCTGTTTCCCTGGCGGGATGCGCGGGGCCGGGCCAGGACGGGCTGAACAAGCAGACGGGCGGCGCTGTTCTCGGTGGTATCGGCGGCGGCCTCATCGGTTCGCGGATCGGCTCGGGCCGCGGCGCGGTCATCGCCACCATCGCCGGCGCCGTCCTCGGGGGACTGCTGGGCAGCGCCGTGGGCAAGCAACTCGACGAGCGGGACCGCCTGATGATGGCCCGTGAAACCCAGTCGACGCTCGAGACGGCGCCCTCCGGGCGGACCACCACGTGGCGCAATCCGGACACGGGCGCGCAGGGCACCGTCACCCCCCGGCCCGCCTACCAGGCCTCCTCGGGACAGCAGTGCCGGGAGTTCCAGCAGACGGTCACGGTCGGAGGCAAGACCGAGCAGGCCTACGGCACCGCCTGCCGTCAGCCGGACGGGAGTTGGAAGATCGTGCAGTAG
- a CDS encoding ABC transporter permease, translated as MDRPWLRQLLALALFLGLWEGAARAGLVNPFFLPPPSQVGGVLLTLVAEGSIWPHLYATFLAALMGLAAGIGAGAVLGFAGALLPCVAELLVPVMILLNAVPRVILAPLFVIWLGIDLESKVALAFVLVAVVMFFAVYSGIKEVDKRLVERVRTLGGGRWLLLREVYVPSVIVWVMGGMKVAVGFAFTGAVVGEFVASSRGLGYLLSFAQSTYNAALSLALVILVIGFVLLLFATAGLLERRLLRWKYR; from the coding sequence CTGGACCGGCCCTGGCTCCGCCAGCTCCTCGCCCTGGCCCTCTTCCTGGGGCTGTGGGAGGGCGCCGCGCGCGCGGGCCTCGTGAACCCGTTCTTCCTGCCTCCCCCCTCCCAGGTGGGCGGGGTGCTCCTCACCCTGGTGGCCGAGGGCTCCATCTGGCCCCACCTCTACGCCACCTTCCTCGCCGCCCTGATGGGGCTGGCCGCCGGGATCGGGGCGGGGGCCGTCCTGGGCTTCGCGGGGGCGCTGCTCCCCTGCGTGGCCGAGCTCCTCGTGCCGGTCATGATCCTCCTGAACGCCGTCCCCCGCGTCATCCTGGCCCCGCTCTTCGTCATCTGGCTGGGGATCGACCTCGAGTCCAAGGTGGCGCTCGCCTTCGTGCTGGTGGCGGTGGTGATGTTCTTCGCCGTCTACAGCGGCATCAAGGAGGTGGACAAGCGCCTCGTCGAGCGCGTCCGCACCCTGGGCGGGGGCCGGTGGCTACTGCTCCGGGAGGTGTACGTGCCCTCGGTCATCGTCTGGGTGATGGGGGGGATGAAGGTGGCGGTGGGCTTCGCCTTCACGGGCGCGGTGGTGGGGGAGTTCGTGGCCTCGAGCCGGGGGCTGGGCTACCTCCTCTCGTTCGCCCAGAGCACCTACAACGCCGCCCTCTCCCTCGCCCTGGTGATCCTCGTCATCGGCTTCGTGCTGCTCCTCTTCGCCACGGCCGGCCTGCTCGAGCGGCGGCTGCTCAGGTGGAAGTACCGGTAG
- a CDS encoding ammonium transporter, translated as MKKITPHGRGRLLRDPPARPIAREAPSAGRPNAAPPYGRRETDVSRPLRIAAAAALAGGAGLLLPALALAAEAKKLDPGNTAWVLTSTALVLFMTIPGLSLFYGGLVRAKNILSLLMQCFAITCLVSLLWLAYAYSLAFTEGGGANALLGGLGKAFFKGVGVESLQGDIPETVFAMFQLTFAIITPALFVGGFAERMKFSSLLVFTALWVTLVYAPVAHWVWGGGWLAGLGALDFAGGTVVHINSGVTALVAALIIGPRRGFPETPMIPHNLPMTVTGAGMLWVGWFGFNAGSALAANGTAGMAMLVTHMSAAAGALAWMVSEWTRHGKPSVLGIATGAVAGLVAITPASGTVGPMGGLLLGALAGFICFSATSYMKQVLKVDDSLDVFPVHGVGGLLGAILTGVFTAKGLGGAGFAEGMTLGRQLWVQIVGAGATLVYAGVVSFILLKIVDAAMGLRAPANEEVEGLDLALHNETGYELR; from the coding sequence ATGAAGAAGATTACCCCACACGGGCGCGGGCGGCTCCTCCGGGACCCGCCCGCACGGCCGATCGCCCGGGAGGCGCCTTCGGCCGGCCGCCCCAACGCCGCACCGCCGTACGGCAGGAGGGAAACCGACGTGTCTCGACCGCTGAGGATTGCCGCCGCCGCGGCCCTGGCCGGAGGGGCCGGGCTGCTCCTTCCCGCGCTCGCCCTGGCCGCCGAGGCGAAGAAGCTCGACCCGGGCAACACGGCGTGGGTGCTGACCTCGACGGCGCTGGTGCTCTTCATGACCATCCCGGGCCTCTCGCTCTTCTACGGCGGCCTGGTGCGGGCGAAGAACATCCTCTCGCTCCTCATGCAGTGCTTCGCCATCACCTGCCTCGTCTCCCTCCTCTGGCTCGCCTACGCCTACAGCCTGGCCTTCACGGAGGGCGGCGGCGCGAACGCCCTGCTGGGCGGGCTGGGCAAGGCCTTCTTCAAGGGGGTGGGGGTGGAATCGCTCCAGGGCGACATCCCCGAGACCGTCTTCGCCATGTTCCAGCTCACCTTCGCCATCATCACCCCGGCGCTCTTCGTGGGCGGCTTCGCGGAGCGGATGAAGTTCTCCTCCCTCCTCGTCTTCACGGCGCTGTGGGTCACGCTGGTCTACGCGCCGGTGGCCCACTGGGTGTGGGGCGGGGGCTGGCTCGCCGGTCTCGGCGCCCTCGACTTCGCCGGCGGGACGGTGGTGCACATCAACTCGGGCGTGACCGCCCTGGTGGCGGCGCTCATCATCGGGCCGAGGCGGGGCTTCCCCGAGACCCCGATGATCCCCCACAACCTGCCCATGACGGTGACGGGGGCGGGGATGCTCTGGGTGGGCTGGTTCGGCTTCAACGCGGGCAGCGCCCTGGCGGCGAACGGCACGGCGGGGATGGCCATGCTCGTCACCCACATGTCGGCGGCGGCGGGGGCCCTCGCCTGGATGGTGAGCGAGTGGACGCGCCACGGGAAGCCGAGCGTGCTGGGCATCGCCACGGGGGCGGTGGCGGGGCTGGTGGCCATCACCCCGGCCTCGGGGACGGTGGGGCCCATGGGCGGGCTCCTGCTCGGCGCGCTGGCCGGGTTCATCTGCTTCAGCGCCACCTCCTACATGAAGCAGGTGCTCAAGGTGGACGACTCGCTCGACGTCTTCCCGGTGCACGGCGTGGGCGGCCTGCTGGGGGCCATCCTGACGGGGGTGTTCACGGCCAAGGGCCTGGGCGGCGCGGGCTTCGCCGAGGGCATGACGCTGGGCCGGCAGCTGTGGGTCCAGATCGTGGGGGCGGGGGCCACCCTGGTGTACGCGGGGGTGGTTTCGTTCATCCTGCTCAAGATCGTGGACGCGGCCATGGGCCTGCGGGCGCCCGCGAACGAGGAGGTCGAGGGCCTGGACCTCGCGCTGCACAACGAGACGGGCTACGAGCTGCGCTAG
- a CDS encoding YajQ family cyclic di-GMP-binding protein: MPSFDIVSRTDLQEVENAVQGIRREIAQRFDFKGSKCSIERKEEELVLLADDEFKLKQMHELLNTYLTRRKVDARALDYQKPEDASGGALRQTIRVRNGIDQDTAKAISKAIRDSKLKVQAAIQGDEVRISGKKKDDLQAAIALCRGMKVDLPLQYVNFRE; encoded by the coding sequence ATGCCCTCCTTCGACATCGTCTCCCGCACGGACCTCCAGGAGGTCGAGAACGCCGTGCAGGGCATCCGCCGCGAGATCGCCCAGCGGTTCGACTTCAAGGGGAGCAAGTGCTCCATCGAGCGCAAGGAGGAGGAGCTCGTCCTCCTCGCGGACGACGAGTTCAAGCTCAAGCAGATGCATGAGCTGTTGAACACCTACCTCACCCGCCGCAAGGTGGACGCCCGCGCGCTCGACTACCAGAAGCCCGAGGACGCCTCGGGCGGCGCGCTCCGCCAGACGATCAGGGTCCGCAACGGCATCGACCAGGACACGGCCAAGGCCATCTCCAAGGCCATCCGCGATTCCAAGCTCAAGGTGCAGGCCGCCATCCAGGGGGACGAGGTGCGTATCTCGGGCAAGAAGAAGGACGACCTCCAGGCGGCCATCGCCCTCTGCCGGGGAATGAAGGTGGACCTCCCCCTCCAATACGTGAATTTCAGGGAATAG